The region CAGGCCGGAGCCGCACTCGTCCGGTTCCTCGACCGTGAGGTCGTCGACACCTACGTACGCGGTGCGGCCGCCCTACCCCGCCTGCTCGGCGCCGCCGTACGGCGCGCGCAGACCGGCAATGTGCAGACCTATGTGAGCGCGCTGCTCGCCGGCACCGTCGTCCTGGTGGTCGCCGCCCTCCTCGTCGCCACGGGAGCGTGAGCAGGCGTGATCGATATCAGTGAATCCGTGATGCAGATTCTTCTCGCGTTGATCGTCGTCGGGCCGCTCATCGGCGCCGCCGCCGCGCTCCTGCCCGCGCCGCCCGGACTGAAGGGGAAGTCACCGGACCAGGCCGTGCTGCGGCACGGCGTGATCGTCACCGGCGTGGTGCTCATCGCCACGATCGTCCTCGCGCTCGGCTTCGACCACGACCACCCGTCAAAGATGCAGGCCACGACGGACATCAGCTGGATCCCCGCACTCGACGTGCGGATCCACCTCGGCATCGACGGCATTTCCCTCCCCCTTCTGGTCCTGACCGCGCTGCTGACCTTCCTCTGCGCGCTCTACAGCTACTTCAAGATGCCCGCGGGGCCGACCCCGAAGGCCTTCGTCGCACTGCTGCTCGTCCTCGAGTCCGGCACCCTCGCGACCTTCGCCGTCCTCGATCTGCTGCTGTTCTTCCTCGCGTTCGAGATGGTGCTCATCCCGATGTACTTCCTCATCGCCCGGTGGGGCGGTGCGCAGCGCCAGGCCGCGGCCTGGAAGTTCATCCTCTTCACACTGCTCGGTTCGGTCGTCATGCTGCTGGGCCTGCTCCTGATCGGAATCAAGGCGGGCACATTCGACATGGTGGCACTCGCCACTGACAACGGCCGGTCGCTGACCACATCCGTGCAGGTCATCGCAGTTTTGGCGATCGGAATCGGGCTCGCGGTCAAGACGCCGATGTGGCCGCTGCACAGCTGGCTGCCGGACGCCCACACCGCCGCGCCCACCGTCGGCTCGGTCCTGCTGGCCGGTGTACTGC is a window of Streptomyces sp. NBC_00271 DNA encoding:
- a CDS encoding NADH-quinone oxidoreductase subunit M gives rise to the protein MIDISESVMQILLALIVVGPLIGAAAALLPAPPGLKGKSPDQAVLRHGVIVTGVVLIATIVLALGFDHDHPSKMQATTDISWIPALDVRIHLGIDGISLPLLVLTALLTFLCALYSYFKMPAGPTPKAFVALLLVLESGTLATFAVLDLLLFFLAFEMVLIPMYFLIARWGGAQRQAAAWKFILFTLLGSVVMLLGLLLIGIKAGTFDMVALATDNGRSLTTSVQVIAVLAIGIGLAVKTPMWPLHSWLPDAHTAAPTVGSVLLAGVLLKMGTYGFVRILLPIAPDGMHTFAPYLAAFAVVGIIYGSLACLALAKQGAKGDLKRLIAYSSVGHMGFVLLGIATMTPTGVNGALFANIAHGLITGLLFFLVGALKDRTGTTDLDTLAEGTGAALYGKAPRLGGLLAFAAVASLGLPGLAGFWGEMLALFGAFKPAADLSRPAYLTFMAIAAFGTLLTAAYMLAVVRRVCMGETPRQEAPKLADVQSYEFAAWTPLVALTVVAGLWPKALLGLTDPAVQQLLAGGTR